A window from Anoplolepis gracilipes chromosome 15, ASM4749672v1, whole genome shotgun sequence encodes these proteins:
- the LOC140673994 gene encoding uncharacterized protein: MAHSILDALTDVSLDGSSVQSLLESQTLIAEVEQSAIDQDEEDIFQCGKCKSQFTSLQMFVLHKRTHQKTQKQGVDLTQFLTNDESQVMHVEDATPDESQYNSQETFQLGEPIILEEADMLFSVDQEAANYFTTDSTFSVPIILSTENLNSFVEATGDDSNEVPTIQLQNDISSQEDASSQSEHPSTLLMDNEPSVADEPPLDSNEPSFEDNEISFQDHLPGELENDISQTQNLKYKCGYCNKQFAKKFYWQQHERSHTGEKPYQCVVCGRAFAQKSNVKKHMSSHKVWPGTAIHSLPPEAPPDGSIDRTYHCQFCKETFDSYKALKGHLIVSHLALKVYKCVQSSCSMMFSELEEFLEHTRSHKCSEYRCHVCGEVFSTLSDLGRHQYVHSVQKQKTTEKYYCCSVCKSSFSNLEALQHHQETTTHDYACLHCGKSFLIERFLRRHLKTHSASARFACEDCGKAFKTEQYLANHKLIHSEETPFTCPHCPARFKRKDRLGRHMLIHDLTKRLKCPFRGYLGCMSEFSRPDKLKRHLLTHSNVKRFSCSHCNRNFHRAQALKHHEMNKHSLKCDICSHAFKTKEQLITHNCEQLSETKKHTSSQLPKKASGSFKPRKPTPKRQTLSKTAISLVDKEKLEKLKADEIEKKIVFETFKSDDFNEEFCKKTGNILSVLKVVSTGSELNERSDSPVINLENDFKRNIEFCSSNASE; this comes from the exons ATGGCGCATTCTATCCTCGACGCGTTGACAG ACGTCTCATTAGACGGCTCCTCTGTGCAATCCTTGTTGGAGTCACAGACCTTGATAGCTGAAGTGGAGCAGTcag CAATTGATCAGGATGAAGAAGATATATTCCAATGTGGCAAATGCAAGAGCCAGTTTACATCACTACAGATGTTTGTGCTTCACAAGAGAACGCATCAAAAGACGCAGAAGCAGGGAGTAGACTTGACTCAATTCCTGACAAACGATGAAAGTCAGGTGATGCATGTGGAAGATGCCACTCCAGATGAATCACAGTATAATTCGCAGGAAACTTTTCAGCTTGGAGAACCTATTATTCTCGAAGAAGCAGATATGCTATTTAG TGTGGATCAAGAGGCTGCCAATTACTTCACAACGGATTCCACATTCAGTGTGCCAATCATCCTGAGCACAGAAAATCTAAACTCTTTTGTCGAGGCAACAGGAGATGATTCGAACGAGGTGCCGACAATACAACTGCAAAATGATATCAGCTCGCAGGAAGACGCCTCGAGTCAGTCCGAACATCCTAGTACCTTGTTGATGGATAACGAGCCATCAGTGGCGGACGAACCGCCCTTGGACAGCAATGAACCTTCCTTTGAGGACAACGAAATATCCTTCCAAGATCATTTGCCTGGTGAATTAGAAAATGATATCAGTCAAACGCAGAACTTAAAG TATAAGTGTGGCTATTGCAACAAGCAATTTgcgaagaaattttattggcAGCAGCACGAACGTTCTCACACTGGAGAGAAGCCTTACCAATGTGTAGTGTGTGGACGTGCATTTGCACAAAAATCAAATGTGAAGAAACATATGTCTTCGCACAAAGTCTGGCCTGGCACAGCCATTCACTCGTTACCACCAGAG GCACCTCCAGATGGAAGTATCGATCGCACATATCACTGCCAATTCTGCAAGGAAACATTCGATTCATACAAGGCTCTGAAAGGCCATCTCATCGTTTCGCATCTCGCATTAAAAGTGTACAAATGTGTGCAGAGCAGCTGTAGCATGATGTTCTCGGAACTGGAGGAGTTTCTGGAGCACACACGTAGTCACAAGTGCTCGGAGTACCGGTGTCACGTATGCGGCGAGGTGTTCAGTACTCTCTCGGATCTCGGTCGCCATCAATACGTTCACTCCGTCCAGAAACAAAAGACTACGGAGAAGTATTACTGCTGCTCGGTCTGCAAATCGTCATTTTCGAATCTCGAGGCGCTGCAACACCATCAAGAAACTACTACGCACGACTACGCGTGCTTGCATTGCGGCAAGAGCTTCCTCATCGAGAGATTTTTACGTCGTCACCTCAAGACCCATTCGGCGTCGGCGAGATTCGCCTGCGAGGATTGCGGCAAGGCTTTCAAAACCGAGCAGTACCTGGCCAATCATAAACTGATACACAGTGAGGAGACACCCTTTACCTGTCCG CATTGCCCGGCCAGATTCAAACGGAAAGATCGATTGGGACGACACATGTTGATCCATGACCTGACGAAGAGGCTCAAGTGCCCATTCCGCGGTTACCTTGGTTGCATGAGTGAATTCTCGCGGCCGGATAAGCTCAAACGGCACCTTTTGACGCACAGTAACGTCAAACGATTCAGCTGCAGCCATTGTAACCGCAATTTCCATCGGGCGCAGGCCCTCAAGCATCATGAAATGAACAAGCACAGTCTCAAGTGCGACATTTGCTCTCAT GCTTTTAAGACTAAAGAGCAGCTGATTACCCACAATTGCGAGCAATTAAGCGAGACTAAGAAACACACAAGTTCGCAGCTACCAAAAAAAGCGTCAGGATCGTTTAAGCCAAGGAAACCAACTCCAAAGAGACAAACATTATCAAAGACTGCAATTTCGCTTGtcgataaagagaaattggaaaaattgaAGGCCGacgaaatagaaaaaaaa ATCGTCTTTGAAACATTCAAGTCTGACGATTTCAATGAAGAATTTTGCAAGAAAACAGGAAACATTCTTTCTGTTTTAAAGGTTGTATCAACTGGCAGCGAATTGAACGAGCGATCCGACTCGCCGGTTATAAACCTCGAGAATGATTTTAAACGCAACATAGAGTTTTGCTCGTCGAATGCGAGCGAGTAG